The DNA sequence TGGCATCGCACAAAGCAGGGTCGCCAGGACCATTCGAAAGGAAGATACCGTCAAAATCTTCGTTGTTGAAATCGTAATCCCAAGGCACAACGATTACAGTTGCATTTCGTTTGATCAAACAGCGAATGATGTTGTATTTCACTCCACAGTCAACCAGAACGATGCGGTGCTCTCCATTTCCATAGACTTCGACTTTATCAGTGCTTGCAATCGCAACCAGATTTTCCTGATTCGGATCGTAAAAATCGATCACCTCATCGTCGAACTCAATTTTGCCAAGCAATGAACCTTTTACACGGATAATCTTGGTCAGCGCACGGGTATCGATTCCAAATAAACCAGGCACTTTTTGCTCTTTCAGCCAATCGCCCAGACTCTTGATGGCGTTCCAGTGGCTATATTCAAACGAATAATCCGAAACAATTAAACCCGTAATGTGAATCTTGTTTGACTCATAAAATTCATACAGATTTTCCTCTTTCGAGTCACTTGGCACACCATAATTTCCAATCAATGGGAAGGTTGAGACAAGGATCTGGCCCGTATATGAAGGATCTGTTAAACTTTCCGGATAACCAGTCATAGCGGTGTAAAAAACGACTTCTCCAGCTACCGACTTTTCATATCCGAACGACTTTCCTTCAAAAGTTGTCCCGTCTTCAAGAATCAATCTGACTTTTCTAAGTTGTGTCATCGTTGCAATGCTAAATATTAAAAAAAATGCGTTTGGCTACGGCTGTAGGGCAAACGCATGGTTGTTATTTCGTAAACAAACTTCTTTCCTATGTATCTTCGGATTTTCAACCCGATACTTTTCAAGTTTCAATTCGTTTGTGTGTTTTAATTCTGCTACAAAAATAGATATTATTTTCTGAAAAAAAAGCTTGCAATTAATATTTTTGCATATTTTTGCATCAGAAATGTATAAATATTCAAAATGAAGAATCGCACAAAAAGACAGCTTGCCATTAAACAGGCAATTCTTAATGGCCGGATCAGCAGTCAGGATGAGCTTTTGCACATCATGAAAGATCAGGGTTATGAATTGACTCAGGCAACCTTATCGCGGGATTTAAAAATTTTGAAAGTTGCAAAAGTCTCCGATCAGGCTTTGGGCTATGTATATGTTATTCCTGAGGGTGCAAATACCGAAAATCAACGTGAAAATTCGCGCATCAATTTCCTGGCCGATGGGTTTCGCGATTTGCAGTTCTCCGGAAATATGGCAGTAATAAAAACGATGCCTGGTTACGCTAGTAGTATTGCTGTTGTAATCGACAATGCCGAGCCATACGAAATCATAGGAACCATTGCCGGCGACGATACCATACTGCTCATCA is a window from the Aquipluma nitroreducens genome containing:
- the carA gene encoding glutamine-hydrolyzing carbamoyl-phosphate synthase small subunit; its protein translation is MTQLRKVRLILEDGTTFEGKSFGYEKSVAGEVVFYTAMTGYPESLTDPSYTGQILVSTFPLIGNYGVPSDSKEENLYEFYESNKIHITGLIVSDYSFEYSHWNAIKSLGDWLKEQKVPGLFGIDTRALTKIIRVKGSLLGKIEFDDEVIDFYDPNQENLVAIASTDKVEVYGNGEHRIVLVDCGVKYNIIRCLIKRNATVIVVPWDYDFNNEDFDGIFLSNGPGDPALCDATVENIRKTMDAEKPIMGICLGNQLLARAAGAETYKLKFGHRSHNQPVLLQGTDRCFITSQNHGFAVDTKTLPADWEPLFTNVNDQTNEGIRHKTKPFFSTQFHPEAASGPVDTEFLFDDFMNNVIEYKKNKK
- a CDS encoding arginine repressor; translation: MKNRTKRQLAIKQAILNGRISSQDELLHIMKDQGYELTQATLSRDLKILKVAKVSDQALGYVYVIPEGANTENQRENSRINFLADGFRDLQFSGNMAVIKTMPGYASSIAVVIDNAEPYEIIGTIAGDDTILLIMREGVTQSDMINSLILIMPKLEDKLG